Genomic DNA from Fusarium oxysporum Fo47 chromosome IX, complete sequence:
AACACTTGGCCTTAGGCCAATGTGGACGTGAGTTGAAATTAATGAGACTTGGTTTGGCTTCTCTATACGTCGTTTCTGATATTTCATAGATAAAGGGCTTCTAGATTCCAATGCATAGCAAAATATGTGATGACTTCCCACAAGCTCCTTGAAAGGCTTGGgtctttttcttgttctACCTGAAATGAGTGACTAATACTGTTTACAGCAAGAGAAGTAATGCTATCTTTTGAAACGAGTGAAATAGAAATAGAATCCTCCAACTTGGCCTTCCTTCCCCCTACTCTCCACTTCTTCCTGTTTGGGGTCCTAAACATAAATGCCCTCAACATTTAACAGTTACCGGGGTCAGCGCTGCCAAGAATGTTAGCATCTAATCTTAATACGCCTCTACGCTCATGCAAACTCACCGGAAACGCCACTTAGAAACAGTTGACTCTCCGCCGCGGTCACATCCGTAGATCTCGTTCTTGAGGCGCGTGTAGCAGTCGTCGTTATTAAGGTCAAGCGTCTGGTCCCACTGGTTTTCAACTTCAAAAACAAGGCCAAGTTGACCGCTTCGGGGACACATGGACTTGGTTTGCTTGGGTCTGAATTGTCCAGAGAACATGCCCTGAGAACCGTAGCAGGCGTCCCAGACGAATTGGGCTGCTTGATCTTTGTTTGGCCAAGGGTCGCCGGTGGTGTAGCATCCCGCATTGACGACTTGGGCGTTGAAGGCGAGCATGCCACCGAGAGCAGTAAGGATGGTAGATGTCTTCATTTTGAGGGAGGAAGGGGGCTGTGATATTgagattgttgttgatctgaTAGAGGtgagatggtgatgaagtaCTTTTCGGGGAGGGCAACATGACCTTTTTATCTTCACTCAACTCCCTCCTCTACTCGTTTCGAGTGCTGTGCTCTCGGCAATTACCACATAGGGCTCCCATCTCGTCCCCAGTACAAAGTTCATTCCTTCGCATGGGGCCTTGTGGATATGATCACCGGGAGAAAGACTTGCTCAATTCTCTCTACAGTTTTTGTCGATCATCATTAAGTGCCGGGGGTATATGAGTGGTCTATACCAGGGCTGAAGTTCAGCCCAGCTGCCGTTACCCATGTCTCAGTCTGTCAGAAACTGTCAGAGGATACTCATGGTGGGTCTGGAAGCTTGACACTGTCGAATCATCTGCCCGTGATCCTGAGGTTGGAAGCCTCGAGTCCAAGCGACGAGTCCTTTTGTCAAGACCGCACAGACCATGAAATCACCGCGCCGTTGGGCTGACGGAGTTGTAACTGTCCAACCCAGCGATTAGTAACGTCGATACTTTCAAGAAGGATCGTTGCTACATAATCCCACAAACCTACGAGACTGGGCACTCAAATATTCGCCTCGTAAATGTTCTGACACTTAAACGTTCTTAGGTTACACAGTTCTGAAGTATCAAAATGAAATGGGCTTATATATTTGTCAAGTGTTCCAAAGCAGGTGTATTCTAAAGTGCTATTCAGTCATAGGTTGAAGCTACTGGCCGTGATCTACGGCCGGCAGTTGCGCCAGCCGAAGTAGGTGCCGAGCAAGCCGATATGTCACTGGATAATGGTTTCCGTCGAGTGCTACGCCTTGTGGTAAACCCCTGCGTCGCAGGCTACCCCGAATGTCAACCCTTGCGATGCCGACATAGAACTTGAATGCAGCAAGATACTGGTCGTTTGCATCCCGCGTTCGCAACTAATTCCATTTATGGTCACTATTTTTGCCGTCTCTCAGACAGAATAGGAAGTTCTATGCAGCAGAGTGAAATAACTCTTCGCTCATACAGTCCTGCTGACATCAGATTCTGCCCTGTGCATCTAAGCCTTGTTGCGTAGAGAAGGTAGCAAAATGCCATGACACACTCGGACTTTGCCAAGAAGTCCAGCAGATTATTGTGATGTACCTGGCCATGCTCCTGAAGAGTGCTTGATTGGATGGTTCGTCAGTCCCCATATGTATGCTGGCCTGTTCCATTCTCTATATGATTGGCTGGTTCGTTTAAACCTCCATCTTGTTGGCTTACTGCTTCAATGCGGCTTACATTATTGCCAGCCGAGTAAGCCTAAGCCCTATATTTACCTGAAAATACGAAAAGGAACACATTTGGATAGTAGTCAACTGAAATTAACGTGGATAGTATTTGGATCATGTCTATTGAACCGTGGTCTTGGTGTGATGTATCGCTTTCAACCACGTTTAGCAAAAACACAACCCGTGAAAGTGCATGATCAGAGATTACCAAGATACCGTTTTAGATCGTCGTGTAACTTTTTTGGCCCATCATACTGTTTCCAAGACCCATTAGTATGAGTCCTGGCACTCGTGCGTCTTGAAAACATTAATTCTCCTCCGTACTCCCGCCTTCACTCTCACTAACATACTCATACGCCCTCCGCCATGTGACCTTCCCCTCCTTCGGATCCATGATGACAGCATAATGCGTCTCCTCGTTTCTAATCATATCATTTTGCAAAAACTTGATAACATCCGCCCTCGTCACGACGTCATTCCGTAGCTTGTACCTTCTTTTACAAGCTCGGACACGTTTTCTCCATAACTCATCCAAATCGTGCTTTCTTTCAAGTGAATAGGCCACCAGGTCTGCCATGCCTGTTGCATCGTCGCCTCCGGCGAGTTCTGCTGCGGCTTGTTGGAGATGCGCGGGGTtgtcttcatctttgacGTCGTGGTTATAGGCTGTGAGAAATGTGTCGGATTCGCGAATTGATGCGCTGCGATGGTCTTTCtcgatgacgaagacgcGATCCGGTTGGCAGAGAATGAGATATGCGGCGGTTGAATTTGATGTCGAGAGTTTTGTGAGGAGGTGTTGTACATATTGGTTCTGCAAATCAGGGCCGACATTGTCCGTCTCGTGCGCTTCATCGGACTGTCTCTCCGGTATCGTAGAGTCGCCTAATAGAATTTCTCTCAAACTGCTCGAGATGGATTGTCGGTACCCAAGAACGACCATTGCCTGGTTGTATCTGTAAGAAAGCCTTTGCCGAAGAGTCTCCGCGGCATGGTACGGTCTGAAGTTCAAACTTAAACTCATGCCCTGCCGCACTCCTGTCAAAACCCCAATGTACCCAAGATACCCAATTGTTGTTGCAATAACCGGACCACCGGGAGTACAGACGAAGTCGAGTTCGACGATAATATTTCTTAACTGATGCATGCCCCAGTCGAGAGTCCGAAAATGAAGCATTGTCGTTGCTTTCCCACCAGAATCTGGATCGAGCGTTCTTGCCCCGCCGCTCGTGCATCCCAACAGAAGGTCCAAGAGAACATTGAAGGCAACGAGGATGTGCATGGAAATGCCGATCGCTTTCGAGATACCCACCAATTCTGCATTTTCTTCCTTTGAATGGACACGTCGCATAATCAGCGGCGAGACAGCAGCCATTATTTTCCCGGCAAATTTCccaacaagctcatccagTAAGGTATAGAACAGGGAAGGTAAATCGCACGAGTCCACGGCGGTCTTGAAGTGCGGAACGATATGGTCATAGCGGGCCTCGGGAGGTTGAGATAGATCGACGGTGAATTTTGGTATTTCTCGATATACCGACATTTTGgaacgatgatgatgaaaagatGAAAGTTTACTGGGAGCTTGAGAGGTTAAAAAAGGGCGAGGGTTAAGTTTCATGTGCAACTCGAATAGAGGCGTGGATGCCTAGAGCTGTCATCGCAGCTGGCACATATGACGTAAGCTTTCATAAACATGAGGCTTGACAAACGATCTAGGCACTGCAAGTCCTGAGACATAGTTTATACCCATGTACCACGACGAACGGCATCCAAAGTGTTGGCTTTTGGCTTTTGGAGAGAGGAAAACATAATCAAGGCTAGAGTGTTGATTCAGTGACTCTGCTCCACGTGTTATTTCCGAGTTGTTGGGTCATGGTTTTCTGGTTATTTCCAGCATCTGGGCCGGGCCGTTCAGCTCCGTGATAAATTCTATTTATAGCCTGTCCAACCAAAGGGCCGTTTGGATTTTGGAGGTTTTGAAGTGGATTTTAGTGGTGCTGGAGTGGAGTACCACTGGTCCAATCAACGTAAGGCATCTTCCGACACGCTTTAAGTCCTGTTTAAGTGGGGTTAATTCTCTTCCCTTCGATTGGCCTTGGCCTGGTTGACCTAACCTAGAGTTTGATGATATTTCGATTTTCTTGAATTTACTTCTGTATAAGACGATTAAATGGCCAAACAAGGGTAAAACTATGCTGGCTACTCTATGAGATCTTGCAAGATTACCTTCTACTTACCCAAGTCGCTGGCGCCACCTAGTCAATAGTCTTCAGTCGAGATTGACAAATAATGAGCATACCAGATGTATTGTTTCCACTCAAGGACTGTGACGGAGAAATTGTGTCACCACACAGAATTAAGGTCAATTACAGCATTCATTGTAAAATATTCATTGTCGTTACTAGTATATCTCAAACTTAGATAATGCTTGATTACACAAAATGCTCTGTGGTACAGAGGAATAATCCGGAGACGGTAAGTCGCGCTGTCATGCCACTCAATTCAAATTCTTCCGAAAGAGTGCTAATTGCACAAGGCAGCGATTGCTCAGTGCGTAATGGAACGTTGCTTTATAAAAAAACGTGACGCGATGATTTAACTGAGTCATTTAACTTCAAGcataatacttaaataaatcTCCGCAAGTCCCATACCTTTGCCGAAGTCAGGTGATGGCTGTTCCGTCCCGAGCTGATGGACGCCAAGACCGGCTATACCGGCCTCACTGCCGCGGATTTCGTCTGTGCTGACGTTTTTATTTGCTATTTTTCGTGCAAGTCAGGTGCTCTTTTTATTCTCAGATGATCACGAAATATCGCTTGTATCACAGCGGAGGTTTTGTAGTGTAGCAACAAACAAGCGGTGCAGGCAGTAGCAAGAAACCATGGTCTTTCTCCCATGACGCTGAATCACCCCAACTTTTTTCCCATCCCACAACCGCATTTCTCCTATAATGGGGAAGTCCGGCGGTGACCCCACGGCGTGATTCTCCACAAAAAAACACATCCCACGGAGAATAAACATCGCCAGGATAACTAAGCTCACCGGTCCGGCGCTCTTCGGCCCAATAAACCCCTGGATTCGGCCCTTCTGAGCTGGTTATATCCGGGGAGCCTCACCTTGACGGTTAAAGGTGAAAGTTCTATTTAGCCTTGTTCCCCGATAGGATGACGGTGAGACGTATTGATCCGCTGAGCAGAATTGGAGGTTTGAGTATCGCGTTGTCGTGGTTTCGAAAGGCCTCATGGGACTTGCGATGTATTGTAGTCAGGACTCCTTTTTTAAAGGATCCGCTGAGAATGGAGGGAATAAAAAGACAGTACAGACCgcgttgaaggagaagagaagatcaaTTAGTTTTGGGTTTACAAGATATTGACTGACGATATGCTTGGGAACAAGTATGTCTCTTATCTCTTACAACCTTGAGGTAATAAACTAGAGCTGATACGATAACCAGATCTTTCACTGTCAACGGGGCAGCCTGCGGAGCTGAGGCTCTGGTCTTGGCCCTCATTACCTCTCTTGGAGGCTTTCTGTTTGGCTATG
This window encodes:
- a CDS encoding beta subunit of N-acylethanolamine-hydrolyzing acid amidase-domain-containing protein, yielding MKLNPRPFLTSQAPSKLSSFHHHRSKMSVYREIPKFTVDLSQPPEARYDHIVPHFKTAVDSCDLPSLFYTLLDELVGKFAGKIMAAVSPLIMRRVHSKEENAELVGISKAIGISMHILVAFNVLLDLLLGCTSGGARTLDPDSGGKATTMLHFRTLDWGMHQLRNIIVELDFVCTPGGPVIATTIGYLGYIGVLTGVRQGMSLSLNFRPYHAAETLRQRLSYRYNQAMVVLGYRQSISSSLREILLGDSTIPERQSDEAHETDNVGPDLQNQYVQHLLTKLSTSNSTAAYLILCQPDRVFVIEKDHRSASIRESDTFLTAYNHDVKDEDNPAHLQQAAAELAGGDDATGMADLVAYSLERKHDLDELWRKRVRACKRRYKLRNDVVTRADVIKFLQNDMIRNEETHYAVIMDPKEGKVTWRRAYEYVSESEGGSTEEN